The nucleotide sequence TGTACCCGCTGTTGCCGATACTGGGAACCGTGTTTTCGTTCGCGCTATTGGCGTACGTCGAATCCAGCGCGCGGCTGCTGTCGTTCGGCATCGCTCTCGCGGCCATCGTCTGGTATCTCGTGTACGCTCGCGGGGAAACGACGAAGCAAGGGATCCTCGGCAAGTACATCCTGCACCGCTCCGAGGAGATGCCCGACGCGGCAGTCTCGGCCGCGACCTCCGTTCAACCCGACGGCGGCGACTACCGGGTGATGGTCCCGCTTGCGAACCCCGAGCACGAGACCGACCTAATCACGCTCGGGAGTGCGATCGCCAAACAGCGGAACGGCACGCTCGTCGCCGTCCACATCGAGACGGTCCCTGATCAAACGGCGCTGGAATCGGCGCGAGAGAAGATGGACCTCTCGGCGTCGCGCTCGCTTCTCGATCGCGCCCGAGCGGACGCGGAGACGCTCGACGTGCCGGTCGAAACGCACACGGTGCTCTCACACCAGAGCTTCGAGGGCATCTTCGACGCCGCGACCACGTACGACGCCGACCTGACGGTGATGGGCTGGGGACCGGACCCCCACGGCGCGCCGGGCCGCGCCGAGAGCGCCATCGACGAACTCGCGTCGTCGCTCCCCTGTGACTTCCTCGTGCTGAAGGACCGCGGGTTCGACCCCTCCGAGATCCTGCTCCCGACAGCCGGCGGCCCGGACTCGGAGCTGTCCGCGGCAATCGTCGGCGCGCTTCAACAGGAGTACGACGCCGACGTGTCGCTCTTACACGTCGCCGACGACGAGGAGGCCGGACGGGCCTTCCTCGAAGAGTGGGCGGTCGAGAACGGCCTTCCGGACGCGAACCTGATCGTCGAGACCGGGGACGTCGAGGAAGCGATCGAACGCCACGCCGCCGACGCGTCAATGCTCGTCGTCGGTGCGACCGAGCGCGGCCTGCTCTCGCGACTCGTCCGCGGGACGCTCGTCCTCGACGTCATCGAGGACGTCGAGTGCTCGGTGCTGCTCGCCGAAAAGGCACGCAAGCGGTCGCTGTGGGAGCGACTGCTCGGCGATAGTCGGTAGCTGTCGGAGAGAAACGACGACGGAGCCGCTCAGGCTTCGTTCGCGTCGACGAACTGCTCGGCCCCTTCGTAGAACCACTGGTCGTTCTCGCGCATCGCGCGGCCGACCGCCTTGTGCATCGCGACGAGGTCCTCGAACTCCGCTTCCTCGATGTTCTCGAAGATCTCTCGGAGCGGGACAACGCGCTCGTAGTCCAGCCGAACCGGGTCGTCGCCGTACTCCGCGACGAACTCATCGCGCGAGAGCGGGAAGTCCTCGTTCTCGTCGATCTTCTTCGCGATCACGGCGTGGCCGTACTTGCGTCTACCCTCCGAACCCTGCTCGCCGTCGGGGTCGTGTGGCCAGTCCATACCCGCGTGTTGGGAGGGCGCGGCAAAGCC is from Halobellus sp. LT62 and encodes:
- a CDS encoding DUF5785 family protein produces the protein MDWPHDPDGEQGSEGRRKYGHAVIAKKIDENEDFPLSRDEFVAEYGDDPVRLDYERVVPLREIFENIEEAEFEDLVAMHKAVGRAMRENDQWFYEGAEQFVDANEA